One segment of Solanum lycopersicum chromosome 1, SLM_r2.1 DNA contains the following:
- the LOC101257214 gene encoding uncharacterized protein has product MEERVGDLRVPLISSLFCLCLLTGGVLLVLYLFVPDYSQPWFAPAGLILVGSPYIFWLLTYIYTCLKHCCFGNSSIDDNRQISRRTSRAATMGKPGVARTDSKANSATSNSNNINDGKQYGGDSSSTNSAKEIEMPLAV; this is encoded by the coding sequence ATGGAGGAGAGGGTGGGGGATTTGAGGGTTCCTCTGATCTCTTCCTTGTTCTGTCTTTGTTTATTAACTGGTGGTGTCCTCCTTGTTCTCTACCTTTTCGTGCCAGATTACTCTCAGCCGTGGTTTGCTCCTGCAGGATTGATCTTGGTTGGTTCTCCTTACATATTTTGGCTCCTGACTTACATTTACACCTGTTTGAAACACTGCTGTTTTGGCAACAGCAGCATTGATGACAACCGCCAGATTTCAAGGCGGACCTCAAGGGCTGCCACAATGGGGAAACCTGGTGTTGCCAGGACTGATTCCAAGGCAAACTCTGCTACTTCTAATAGCAATAACATCAATGATGGTAAACAATATGGAGGAGATTCATCATCTACCAACTCCGCAAAGGAAATTGAGATGCCTTTAGCCGTATGA
- the LOC101252431 gene encoding F-box/kelch-repeat protein SKIP25-like yields MEDDALKCVEIEHHDEEQQILIPGLPNHLAHLCLSNLHPSLLYRVCKSWRRLIYTSSFPLFYCLYAVCFRSSNSTATSTAYNKNNSTSTNSTITTSNLEFFCLDPISSKWTQLPNPPTSDPPIHILRHHPSFISRSLSIQSLTVAERMILIAATTHKFLPALERPLGFDPSCNKWFFGPNLSTPRRWCGSSSVNGNVYVASGMGSAYHGDVARSLEKWDVKEKVDQWKWEKLKGLKDGRFCREFVDAIGYRGKLCMVNIKGRAVKQGTIYDVTKDEWKEMPKGMLEGWIGPSSAATTTTINDESEMYVVDETKGSLSKYVSETDQWEELIESCDDLKGAEQITVGRGRVCVICGRGRLIVVVDVSVTPVNVIRVVSTPPELEAIALHILPRISV; encoded by the exons ATGGAAGACGACGCTTTAAAGTGCGTCGAAATTGAACATCATGATGAAGAACAACAAATATTGATTCCGGGCTTGCCAAATCATTTAGCTCATCTTTGTCTTTCCAATCTTCACCCTTCACTTCTTTATCGCGTTTGCAAATCATGGCGACGCCTCATTTACACCTCATCTTTTCCTCTGTTTTACTGTCTTTACGCTGTATGCTTTCGAAGTAGTAACAGTACTGCTACTTCAACAgcatacaacaaaaacaacagtACTAGTACTAATAGCACTATCACTACTAGTAATTTGGAGTTTTTCTGTTTAGATCCAATTTCATCAAAGTGGACTCAGTTACCAAATCCGCCTACGTCAGATCCACCAATTCATATACTACGCCATCATCCGTCTTTTATATCAAGGAGTCTTTCGATTCAATCGTTAACTGTTGCAGAACGAATGATTCTTATTGCTGCAACTACTCATAAATTTCTTCCGGCACTTGAACGTCCGTTGGGCTTCGATCCTTCGTGTAATAAATGGTTTTTTGGGCCCAATTTGTCCACGCCGCGGAGATGGTGTGGTTCGAGCTCTGTAAATGGAAATGTGTATGTAGCAAGTGGTATGGGCTCAGCTTATCATGGTGATGTAGCAAGGTCTTTAGAGAAATGGGATGTGAAAGAGAAGGTTGATCAATGGAAGTGGGAGAAATTGAAAGGGTTAAAAGATGGAAGATTTTGTAGGGAATTTGTTGATGCTATTGGATATAGAGGCAAATTATGCATG GTAAATATCAAGGGACGTGCAGTGAAACAAGGCACGATTTACGATGTAACAAAAGATGAGTGGAAAGAAATGCCAAAGGGAATGCTAGAAGGATGGATTGGACCATCatcagcagcaacaacaacaacaataaatgaTGAAAGTGAAATGTACGTAGTAGATGAGACAAAGGGGTCATTAAGCAAATATGTATCAGAAACTGATCAATGGGAAGAGTTAATTGAATCTTGTGATGATTTGAAAGGAGCTGAGCAAATTACTGTTGGAAGAGGACGAGTTTGTGTTATTTGTGGACGTGGTCGATTGATAGTTGTGGTGGATGTTTCAGTAACGCCAGTGAATGTAATTCGAGTTGTGAGTACTCCACCTGAGTTAGAGGCAATTGCTTTACATATATTGCCAAGAATTAGTGTTTAA